The Seleniivibrio woodruffii genome window below encodes:
- a CDS encoding flagellar brake protein produces MEKLVKFDKYITINQKLLVEVKVGDHAGIFDSRIEDMEAGDSIMISMPTDKGRAVPLAPNTRLHLSYVMDMGRFSFKSIVLDRVKEPRMMLKIAFPDAVFRQELRSFFRVDTRLSVKVMVTVKIDDVWTQKLFEGKVVDMSGGGLRMFTDIHIEKDATIEIYFLGSIEKVDQVKAQVMRCRSMEGKFEVGVRFVDISQTDRDRIIKYVFKRQVEQRKLLG; encoded by the coding sequence TTGGAAAAACTGGTAAAGTTTGATAAGTATATAACTATCAACCAGAAGTTATTAGTGGAAGTGAAAGTGGGGGATCATGCGGGCATATTCGACTCGCGGATAGAGGATATGGAAGCGGGCGATTCGATAATGATATCAATGCCCACGGACAAGGGACGGGCTGTTCCGCTGGCTCCGAACACCAGACTTCACCTTTCATATGTTATGGATATGGGCAGGTTTTCTTTTAAAAGTATCGTTCTGGACAGGGTTAAAGAACCCAGAATGATGCTTAAGATTGCCTTTCCCGATGCCGTTTTCCGTCAGGAGCTGAGGTCATTTTTCAGGGTGGACACCAGGCTGTCCGTCAAGGTTATGGTCACGGTTAAAATTGACGATGTCTGGACACAGAAGCTTTTCGAAGGTAAGGTTGTTGACATGTCCGGCGGCGGACTTAGAATGTTTACAGACATTCATATTGAAAAAGATGCTACAATAGAGATATATTTTCTGGGTTCCATCGAAAAGGTCGATCAGGTCAAGGCGCAGGTCATGCGCTGCCGTTCGATGGAAGGCAAGTTTGAGGTTGGGGTCAGGTTTGTTGACATTTCCCAGACCGACAGGGACCGGATAATAAAATATGTCTTTAAAAGACAGGTCGAGCAGAGAAAGCTCCTTGGATAG